GCTCCTCATAGTGCTAGCTTCGCGAATATACCATTTGCTGGAGCAATTTTGATGGACGCCTGTGGGAACCTTCATGACACACAGTGGCCCCGCGCGCGTAGCTGTAGCGGTAGCAGGCGGTGCTCCCTCTGGGGGCTTAGTGAGAACCGGCTTGCACTTCTCGGCCAAGCGTGGGGCGTGATGTTCTCGCTGCTGGCACTAAACCGGAATGGCAGGCGTTCATCATGAACAGCTCGTCGTCCACTACTGAGCCGCGAATGGCTAGAGACGTCCTGCAACAGTGGCTGCTGGACTCGGCGGAAGATGCATCGAGCTCCATCGCGATGTATGACCGCTTCGAGCGCTTGATCTATGCCAACCGACGATTTCTACAGGGGTGGGAGCAGTTGGATCCGGAGTGGTCACCGATTGGCAGAACATTAGAGGCAATAGTTCTCCGGTGGATTGAGGCCCATCAGGCGACACTACCAAAGGCTGAACGCGCCACACCAGAGCAAGTTGAGCAGAGATGCAATGAGAGCCTGCGATTATTCCGTCAGCCAGGAACGGTTGTGCGCACGCTCAGAACCATGAGTAATCAGATCTTTGAGATAAGAGAGCGACCTCTGAGCTATGGTGGTCGTATTCAAGTCATTCGTGATATCACGCCGGCCGAGTACAACCGAGCGATCCTGCTCTCGCTTGCTGAGCATTCTCCGGAAGGCATGTATGTCAAAGATTTGAAAGGTCGGTTTCTCTGGGCCAACAAAGTTATGGCAGAAGGAGCTGGCCTGACATCGGAGTCGATTGTTGGGAAGCTAACATCCGACTGGCTTCCGCCCGATCAATCCGGCCGACTTGAGCGCATGGACAATCATGTCATAGAGACAAAGACGGCGATTACCGAGGAAGTCCGTATAACGCGACGATCGACCGGCGATAGCGTCGAGCTCTTGTTGACCAAGTTTCCCGTACTCGATCAAATCGGCAATATCACTGCCGTGGGAGCTATGTCGCTCGATATTACAGAGCGACAGCAACTAATGAGGCAGTTGCAGCATGCACAAAGGCTTGAAGTGATTGGTTCGTTGACGGGCGGTATAGCTCACGATTTCAACAATCTTCTTCAAGTTGTCTCAGGAAATCTGGAGCTCCTTCGGGAGACGGTGCCTTCAAGCGAAGACCAAGATCTTCTTCGAATGACTGCTGAAGCAGCAGATCGTGGCAACCGGCTCGTCCGTCAATTATTGTCCTACGTTAAAAGATCAGATCTTTCTCCATCGTCGATCGATGTCACAAAAGTCGTGGCACATGTACAAAAATTTCTGAAGCCTACCTTGGGCGAAAGGATCACATTGAGGTTCACGACGGAGCTGGATATTCCTTACCTATATGTTGATTCAGCGTTGCTGGAGTCGAGTCTGGTGAATCTGGCGATCAATGCGCGAGATGCCATAGAGGGGGCGGGGACAATTTCGTTCAATGTGTCCCACTTGGACGGTGACGAGATGGGGGCACGTTGGATACGCATTGAGGTGATAGATAATGGCAAAGGCATGGATTCCGACACTCTCACACGGGCTACGGAGCCGTTCTACAGTACGAAGGAGAAGACAAATGGGTCCGGGCTTGGTTTGAGCCAGGTGCAGGGATTCGTGCACCAATCAGGTGGCCGCTTTGCGCTAGAGAGCACTCTTGGCGAGGGCACCACAGCAATTATCGACCTTCCGATCCCGGAAAGTGAACCGAAACCAAGTCCCACGAACGCAGTCAGCAGGCGAGCGCCTGACCTGACCGAGCCGGACAGTTTGTTGGCTGGTCAGGTTGTACTCTTGGTTGAAGATGACGAATTTGTGCGTGATAGCACAGCTTTGTCCCTCAGTCGGTTAGGTGCGATCGTTCAACAAGTCAGGAATGGAGATGAAGCTCGCCAAATCTTGCTGACAGACCAGGATATTTCCTGGATGCTGACTGACTTGGTTATGCCAGGCTTGCTCAATGGGTTTGAGTTGGCAGGTTGGGCGAGGGAGCAAAACCCTTCTCTTATTGTTGTGGTTGCTAGTGGCTATGCCTTCGATGAGGAGAGTGCTGACTGCGAATCTGGTGTCCAGTTCCTACGCAAGCCGTACTCCCAATCAGATCTTCTGGCTGCTTTTCAGGCGGCAGCTGACTCGCTAAAGCGAGATGAAAATGGCCGAGTCTGAGCGCCCAAAAGTCTTGGTCGTGGATGACGACGATTTGCTGAGATTTCAATTCCGACGCGCGCTGTCTACGTTAGACGTAGACGTATTTGAGGCGGACGATGGACCAGGTGCGATTGACACAATTCGAAAAGAAAACCCGGACATAATATTTCTCGACATACTAATTCCAGGTATTGACGGTGTAGAGGTCGCCCGAAGGGCTCGCGAACTGGTGCCGAACGCCAAGGTTATTCTCATGACAGGTTTCGTCAATGCGTCCATTGAAGCGAACGAACGGCATGCAGCGGTATTCGCTATAGTTGAAAAGCCGATTCCATTGGCTGTCTTGCGAAGGTTTGTCGAGAATGCAGTCGCTGTACAGCAGACAAGAGGCCGATCTTGATTTCTGCGACTAATGGCCTTCACACCTGTGCTCCGTCGGGCCACGGGAACGATCTATAGTCGCTCGTTTTGGTGGCGACTCCTCAATGCGTCGACGCTGGTTTCTGGTGCCAGTATAGAAAGGAGCGAAGTTCTATAAATGATCTACCCGACCACTACGCGAACTGCTTTGATCCATATTTTGTTCGTCGCCATGTTGCTCGCGCTTCCGTTAGCTGAAGGCAAATCAAACGAAGGTGTTGGGCGTTGGGCGGTGCTCAGTGATGAGGTTAATGGTGAGAGAGCGTGTTGGGTCGCTGCAGAGCCGGCCGCAAGTGAGAACCCCGACAATGTGGACCGTCTCTTCCCGATGTTCATGGTGGCGTTTTATCCCGAAAGGAATATTCAAAACGAGATGACGTTTAACGCTGGATTCTCGCTTGCACCGGATCAGCGAATTGAGCTTGTGGCCGGAGCGCGGACATATACGCTTTCTCCGTCCGGTGCTTGGGCCCTTGTCGGTCTCTCGCCAAATCGGATTGATATTGATAAATTGACGGCAGATTCAACATTTACAGTGAAGTTGCGCTCATTAGCCGGGTCGGTCGTAGTTGATCGTTTCGATACAACGGGCTTGCGCCAGGCTTTGATTGAGGCTGCGCGGCAATGTGAAGTGTCGTTGTCCCTATTGCCATGAACTGCGTTGGAAAGACATCCTACGGATCGGCAGGCGATGACAGGGTCTCAAGTCGACGGCATGCAGAGAAACTGACGGACCGAAGGTGTCCGTATCGTCACGGCGCCGAATCTCGATCTCAATACGCCATAGACTCCCGGCATGACTCGCGCGGTGGTAACTAATTTCGCGAAGGCCGGTGCCAGCAAGCATTGGGCAGGAACAGTGAATTTCCACGCAAATGTCAAGGTGGACGCCCATCACCATGGCGATCTGGAGAGTATAATTTATGTGCTCAAGGGATAGGCGTGCATGCGATGGGGTGAGGTGACAGGAGTTCACGGCCGAGATCGGCCCCGGGGACTTCATCTATGTCCCGCACCAAGAAATCTATGCAACGAGAGACGAACCCTTGGAGTGCGTCTTGATCCAAAGCGATCAGGAGCCTGTTGTTGTCAATCTCGATATCAAGCAGTGGAGAACGCGGAAGAAGATCGTAGGGCCGGCTCGAATCGTCCCCGAGCGCAATGAGAGGCCCCGGCTCTCATCAATCTCCTATTCTTGTCCGCGGTGCTGGCAAGGAAGCCCTCCAACAAAACTACGGGTTGGGTGCAATCAAATAATTGACCTTGAGGCACCAGCCAATACTCCATAATCTTTTCGACAGGTGAGGTTCGCGGGTGGCCGCCGAAGGCACATTGCTCTGGCCGTGCCTCCATGGATTTTTCACTTTAGGGGAGGTTGATGTGACACGTTTTGTCTCTGCGTCATTAGTCTTGGTCTTACTTGTTTTTGCGGGTCAACTGGTCGTTCGGCCTGCCTTTGCGCAAGACGCCGAGTCATCACTTGTTGGATTGCGCCAAATTGGCGTAACGGTGTTTGAAGTCGATAGTGATGACACGTTTTGTGGCATAGATTGGGAACAGACTCGCCAGACAACATTGCTAGCACTCGCATCCGGCGGACTTGCAGCGACGGACTACGAAAATGCACTCTGGGATCCAGAATTTGTCGTGTTCTTCATTACATATCCGGTTGCAAACAATACGGAGTGTGTCACTTATGTAGAGACATATTTGCAGATTTCAAACACGGTCGTCTTGCCAAGTAGTGAAAACTTTCGGCCTCCTTCGGATGCAGTTGTACGCGTTCGACTATGGGACAGTCATAGACTTCTTCGGGGCTCGGTCTCCGGTCACGGCGCCCAGTTCTACAAAAATGTAGAAGAGAGAATCAGCGAGTTGATCGCAGACTGGAAGATCCAAAACGGTATCTAGGCTTGCGTTCTATAAACAGGAGTTACAATCGGCTGAATATGTAGGTCACTCGTCTTCCGTGAGCCTGCTGATGCGTCAACGTACGATGACGTTCAACTTCGTGCGCAGGCATCCAGCTGAATTCGGCATCTGTTGTCACAGTGCCATGACGAACAAGACGGCACGTACCGCCTGGGCGGTGCCGGCGCATGAGGCGCCATGCCACACGCCGGTGATCGCATGAGATGATACTAACCGCGGCAGCCACGCTGCTATGCCGAACTGCATGAGCAGTATGATTGATGGTGGTCAAGGAGGACCGCTACCGGGACACCCCGAGATGCTGTCAGGGCTTCAAAGTCTCGATAGACTGTTTGGAACCCGACATGCGGACTTCATCAGCGCCAGTGGCCAAAAACACCGCGAATACAAGCGGGACGCATGACCGCAACCCGCTACGATCGCGTCAAGCTTGGCCAGGGTGAGCGGATTGGGACGATTTGCCGGTCGTTCGGCATCTCGGAGCAGAGCTATTACCGCTGGAGACGGGAGTATGGCGGCCTGAAGGTAGATCAGGCCCGGCGCCTGAAAGACCTGGAAAAAAGAGAACACACGCCTGCGCAAGGCAGTGTCGGACCTGACCCTGGAGTGGCTGATCTTGAAAGAGGCTGCTGAGGGACCCGAAGGGCGGCGTCAGCCAATCTTCTGAGTCCCGAACGTCGCCGCCGTTGTGCGACCCGTGTCCGGCAAAATTACGGACTCTCCGAACGCCAGGCCTGTCGTACCACCACCAGATCCGTTGCGACACCTTCAAGCAGAACCGTGAAACAGTGGTTGCAGAATGGCAGTCACTGGCCGCCTGATGCCGTCGGAGATCGCAAATTAGAGGGCCAGTACGTTTAGATTGACGGCACCAAAGGGGAGAAGGTCAACAGCTTGTACCCAGCTTGCATATTGCAAAGCCACTTCAGAAAGTTATTTGGTCGGCTGCACCAGGTTCGCAGCCCCTGTTTGTATCATGGCAGAAAAAGCATCAGCCAGCCGTTTACCATCATCCCCGAGGCGCCGTGTACTCTCAACTACGGGGAATAGTGTGCGAATCTCTTCCAGGAATCCGATCAGAGCCGATGGTGCCTTGCGCTTGGTCACCCACAGGGCCTGGCTTACCACCGCTGCCAGCACCGCCAACACCATGTCCATCAGGCGGGCAATCTTTGCTTCCGCCCGCCATGCGGCGAAGCCAGGACTGGAGATATCGTCCTGTTCCGATGCAGCAGGCTCCACCGGCGACAATAGGTTTGGCACCATAAGGTCTCGCATTTCGTCTACGAAGCTATTCGCAACATACTCCAGCAGGGTTGTTGAGTGGCCAGACAACCAATCAGTTCCTGTCGGCAACAGACCGTCCGGCAGTAGGGAATACTCGCCCTTGTGCAATTTGACCGAATGACGGTGCGCCAGGGTCGCCAGGTCGACCCAGCTTGCCGCCACACCGTCCAGCGCCGGCGGCACGATAGCATTGTGGTAGGTCCCCGTGCTTATTGTCTTGCCATAGAGCAGGCCACGGTGCGGGGGCACGAAGGTCGGGTTGGATGCAGCCACGGCTATCGAATAAGAAGCCGTCTGTTCCAAAGTCGCCACCGCGCGATGGGCCTGACCGAGAACTCGGGGCAGGATATTCCACGACACAGGAGCCTCATAAGATCGGCGGCCCTTGCGCGGCACGCCGCGCAGCCAGCGATTCAGGCCATCCAGCGCCCGACCTTCGTAAGGATCTTGCCACAGCGGTTTGAGCGCCGGGTCATAGGGTTCCAGCGGTGCCGCCAGGGCCTCGATAGACAGTGCAAAGACTTTCTCCACCAACTCCAACCGGCGGCGT
Above is a window of Alphaproteobacteria bacterium DNA encoding:
- a CDS encoding response regulator, with translation MAESERPKVLVVDDDDLLRFQFRRALSTLDVDVFEADDGPGAIDTIRKENPDIIFLDILIPGIDGVEVARRARELVPNAKVILMTGFVNASIEANERHAAVFAIVEKPIPLAVLRRFVENAVAVQQTRGRS
- a CDS encoding aromatic amino acid lyase; amino-acid sequence: MTVVLASRRDFTLSNFARVAFDGESVRFSTTALKTIGKAHADFQVYVDKNRGKFIYGVTSGAGPEAKNHRTPEQQKKRMRRGLPFAALAFGDDMLPDSVVRGAIFASLAMFIDGTTATSPDRVRLVAGMLDKPLPPIPAQGLTAAGEIMPLFALFGPSWQKAAKGFHAGNGNGAPFVSAMGAVAAIQARRRLELVEKVFALSIEALAAPLEPYDPALKPLWQDPYEGRALDGLNRWLRGVPRKGRRSYEAPVSWNILPRVLGQAHRAVATLEQTASYSIAVAASNPTFVPPHRGLLYGKTISTGTYHNAIVPPALDGVAASWVDLATLAHRHSVKLHKGEYSLLPDGLLPTGTDWLSGHSTTLLEYVANSFVDEMRDLMVPNLLSPVEPAASEQDDISSPGFAAWRAEAKIARLMDMVLAVLAAVVSQALWVTKRKAPSALIGFLEEIRTLFPVVESTRRLGDDGKRLADAFSAMIQTGAANLVQPTK
- a CDS encoding PAS domain-containing protein — its product is MNSSSSTTEPRMARDVLQQWLLDSAEDASSSIAMYDRFERLIYANRRFLQGWEQLDPEWSPIGRTLEAIVLRWIEAHQATLPKAERATPEQVEQRCNESLRLFRQPGTVVRTLRTMSNQIFEIRERPLSYGGRIQVIRDITPAEYNRAILLSLAEHSPEGMYVKDLKGRFLWANKVMAEGAGLTSESIVGKLTSDWLPPDQSGRLERMDNHVIETKTAITEEVRITRRSTGDSVELLLTKFPVLDQIGNITAVGAMSLDITERQQLMRQLQHAQRLEVIGSLTGGIAHDFNNLLQVVSGNLELLRETVPSSEDQDLLRMTAEAADRGNRLVRQLLSYVKRSDLSPSSIDVTKVVAHVQKFLKPTLGERITLRFTTELDIPYLYVDSALLESSLVNLAINARDAIEGAGTISFNVSHLDGDEMGARWIRIEVIDNGKGMDSDTLTRATEPFYSTKEKTNGSGLGLSQVQGFVHQSGGRFALESTLGEGTTAIIDLPIPESEPKPSPTNAVSRRAPDLTEPDSLLAGQVVLLVEDDEFVRDSTALSLSRLGAIVQQVRNGDEARQILLTDQDISWMLTDLVMPGLLNGFELAGWAREQNPSLIVVVASGYAFDEESADCESGVQFLRKPYSQSDLLAAFQAAADSLKRDENGRV